A genomic window from Oncorhynchus clarkii lewisi isolate Uvic-CL-2024 unplaced genomic scaffold, UVic_Ocla_1.0 unplaced_contig_10515_pilon_pilon, whole genome shotgun sequence includes:
- the LOC139395251 gene encoding protein MTSS 1-like, whose translation MEAHEELALALSRGLQLDSHTQRSSRDSLHCSSGYSTQSTTPCCSEDTIPSQVSDYDYFSMGGDQEVDQQEFDKSSTIPRNSDISQSYRRMFQSKRPASTAGLPSTAGSVIMTPGVATIRRTPSTKPSARRGTTGPIPIRTPVIPVKIPTVPGLFGGGFPGGLGIPGGPGVGLEEPEEAQSPESPAQGEEGELGVLPLAFWSGQATTNPPLAPHQPRVQCQGEGGSLEEGEVMDGQGGNMLLVIQRGVKLKRTNTNDRSAPRIV comes from the exons ATGGAGGCCCATGAGGAGCTGGCTCTGGCACTGTCCAGAGGTCTACagctggactcacacacacagcgtTCCAGTAGGGActctctacactgttctagtggCTACAGTACCCAGAGTACCACCCCGTGCTGTTCAGAGGACACCATACCTTCAcaag TGTCAGACTATGACTATTTCTCCATGGGAGGGGACCAGGAGGTTGACCAGCAGGAGTTTGACAAGTCATCCACCATCCCCCGTAACAGTGACATCAGCCAGTCCTACCGTAGGATGTTCCAGTCCAAGAGACCAGCCTCCACCGCCGGCCTACCTTCTACGGCTGGCTCCGTCATCATGACCCCAGGGGTCGCCACCATCCGCCGCACGCCCTCCACCAAGCCCTCGGCTCGCCGCGGGACCACCGGCCCCATCCCCATCCGGACCCCCGTCATCCCAGTCAAGATCCCCACCGTGCCTGGCCTATTTGGGGGAGGATTCCCTGGGGGGCTGGGGATCCCTGGAGGACCAGGAGTAGGGCTGGAGGAACCAGAGGAGGCCCAGAGCCCTGAGTCTCCAgcccagggagaggagggggagctgGGTGTACTTCCCCTGGCGTTCTGGAGTGGTCAAGCAACCACAAACCCTCCCTTGGCCCCTCACCAGCCTAGGGTCCAGTGTCAGGGCGAGGGGGGGTccctggaggagggggaggttatGGATGGTCAGGGGGGAAACATGCTGCTGGTTATCCAGAGAGGGGTCAAGCTGAAGAGGACCAATACCAACGATCGCTCAGCACCGCGCATCGTATAA